Proteins encoded in a region of the Variovorax sp. PAMC 28711 genome:
- a CDS encoding class 1 fructose-bisphosphatase, translating to MAQNISLTRYLVEQQRVDGKIPSQLRLLLEVVARACKSISMAVNKGDLGGVLGSAGSENVQGEVQKKLDIIANEVLIEANEWGGHLAAMASEEMDSIYVVPNRYPQGEYLLLFDPLDGSSNIDVNVSIGTIFSVLLKPEGHPGVQESDFLQAGSKQVAAGYCIYGPQTTLVLTVGDGVAMFTLDREQGSFVLTQENLRIPADTKEFSINMSNMRHWDAPVKRYIDECLAGTEGPRDKDFNMRWIASMVTDVHRILMRGGIFMYPWDKREPEKAGKLRLMYEANPMSWLVEQAGGMATNGRERILDLQPGKLHERVSVMLGSKNEVERVTRYHDPV from the coding sequence ATGGCACAAAACATTTCACTGACCCGCTACCTCGTCGAACAACAACGCGTCGACGGCAAGATTCCCTCGCAGTTGCGGCTGCTGCTCGAAGTGGTGGCCCGCGCGTGCAAAAGCATCAGCATGGCGGTCAACAAGGGCGACCTGGGCGGCGTGCTCGGCAGCGCCGGCAGCGAGAACGTACAGGGCGAAGTGCAGAAGAAGCTCGACATCATCGCCAACGAAGTACTCATCGAAGCCAACGAATGGGGCGGCCACCTCGCCGCCATGGCGAGCGAAGAGATGGACAGCATCTACGTGGTCCCGAACCGCTATCCGCAGGGCGAATACCTGCTGCTGTTCGACCCGCTCGACGGCTCCAGCAACATCGATGTGAACGTCAGCATCGGCACCATCTTCAGCGTGCTGCTGAAGCCTGAAGGCCACCCGGGTGTGCAGGAATCTGACTTCCTGCAGGCCGGCAGCAAGCAGGTCGCGGCCGGCTACTGCATCTACGGACCGCAGACCACACTGGTGCTCACCGTGGGCGACGGCGTTGCGATGTTCACGCTTGATCGCGAACAGGGTTCTTTCGTGCTGACGCAGGAAAACCTGCGCATCCCGGCGGACACCAAAGAATTCTCGATCAACATGAGCAACATGCGCCACTGGGATGCGCCGGTGAAGCGCTACATCGACGAATGCCTTGCCGGCACCGAAGGCCCGCGCGACAAGGACTTCAATATGCGCTGGATCGCCAGCATGGTGACCGACGTGCATCGCATCCTGATGCGCGGCGGCATTTTCATGTACCCATGGGACAAGCGCGAGCCCGAAAAGGCCGGCAAGCTGCGTCTCATGTACGAGGCGAACCCGATGAGCTGGCTGGTCGAGCAGGCAGGTGGCATGGCGACCAACGGCCGCGAGCGCATCCTCGATCTGCAGCCCGGCAAGCTGCACGAACGCGTTTCGGTGATGCTCGGATCGAAGAACGAAGTCGAACGGGTCACCCGCTACCACGACCCTGTCTGA
- a CDS encoding SDR family oxidoreductase: MTAESFDGLFSIRGKVALVTGGSRGIGEMIAAGFLAQGVKVYISSRKADVCDATARRLADTYGGQCISLPADLSRMEGVEALAKAVSEREPQLDILVNNAGASWGEPIDDFPEVGWDKVMDTNVKAVFFLTQKLMPLLRAAAAGPSPARVVNIGSIDGLKASRFDAWSYGASKAAVHHLTRFMASRLTKERILFNAIAPGPYPTWMLSTGVGFGGKTDDVDWASIGERNPSGRVGTPQDIAGLATFLCSRAGEYVVGQVIASDGGTVAAA, translated from the coding sequence ATGACAGCTGAATCCTTTGACGGACTGTTTTCGATCCGCGGCAAGGTCGCGCTGGTCACCGGCGGCTCGCGTGGTATCGGCGAGATGATCGCTGCCGGCTTCCTGGCCCAGGGGGTCAAGGTGTACATCTCGTCGCGCAAGGCCGATGTCTGCGATGCCACGGCCCGGCGTCTGGCCGATACCTATGGCGGCCAGTGCATTTCGCTGCCGGCCGACTTGTCGCGTATGGAAGGCGTCGAGGCGCTGGCCAAGGCCGTGTCGGAACGCGAGCCTCAACTCGACATTCTGGTCAACAACGCCGGCGCCTCCTGGGGTGAACCGATCGACGATTTCCCGGAAGTGGGTTGGGACAAGGTCATGGACACCAACGTCAAGGCGGTGTTTTTCCTGACGCAGAAGCTGATGCCTCTGTTGCGCGCTGCCGCAGCGGGGCCATCGCCGGCGCGCGTGGTCAACATCGGCTCGATCGACGGCCTCAAGGCGTCACGCTTCGATGCGTGGTCGTATGGTGCTTCCAAGGCTGCTGTGCACCACCTGACCCGTTTCATGGCCTCGCGGTTGACCAAGGAGCGCATCCTGTTCAACGCCATCGCGCCCGGACCGTATCCCACCTGGATGCTGTCCACCGGCGTGGGCTTTGGCGGCAAGACCGATGACGTGGACTGGGCCAGCATCGGTGAGCGCAACCCGAGCGGCCGCGTCGGTACGCCGCAAGACATCGCCGGACTGGCCACTTTCCTGTGCTCACGCGCGGGCGAGTACGTCGTTGGTCAGGTCATCGCCAGCGATGGCGGGACGGTGGCTGCAGCCTGA
- a CDS encoding acyl-CoA dehydrogenase family protein codes for MSDKALPLYEHVKRFIAETVVPMAAKYEALGKGRVGEARWQYADGQLDLLNAAKDQAKKEGLWNFFLPDAETGEGLSNLDYAYIAAELGKVSLASECMNCSAPDTGNMEVLERVGTPEQKERWLKPLLNGEIRSAYSMTEVHHASSDAKNIATTAVLEGDEWVINGEKHYISGAGSPRCKILITMVRTSPDAPSHQQQSMILVPKDTPGVTIVGAMHVFGEDHAPHGHMHILYENVRVPKENMLLGEGRGFEISQVRLGPGRIHHCMRSIGAAEKALDLMVTRGLSRKAFGKELVWLGGNIEIISRARIEIESMRLMVLKAAKAMDVLGNREARQWVHMVKAMVPERVCKIIDQAIQMHGALGVSQHTPLAYMYAQQRTLRLADGPDEVHHLVVGRNEVRMHEGGEEDAAMASAFRN; via the coding sequence ATGTCCGACAAGGCGTTGCCGCTGTATGAGCACGTCAAGCGCTTCATTGCTGAAACCGTGGTGCCGATGGCCGCCAAATACGAGGCGCTGGGCAAGGGCCGCGTGGGCGAGGCCCGCTGGCAATACGCGGATGGCCAACTGGACCTGCTCAATGCGGCGAAGGATCAGGCCAAGAAGGAAGGGCTGTGGAATTTTTTCCTGCCCGACGCCGAGACCGGCGAAGGCCTGTCCAACCTGGACTACGCCTACATTGCCGCCGAACTGGGCAAGGTTTCGTTGGCCAGCGAATGCATGAACTGTTCTGCACCCGACACCGGCAACATGGAGGTGTTGGAGCGCGTGGGCACGCCCGAGCAGAAAGAGCGTTGGCTGAAGCCGCTGCTCAATGGTGAGATCCGCTCGGCCTATTCCATGACCGAGGTGCACCACGCCTCGTCGGACGCCAAGAACATCGCCACCACCGCGGTGCTGGAAGGCGACGAATGGGTGATCAATGGCGAGAAGCACTACATCTCGGGCGCCGGCAGCCCGCGTTGCAAGATCCTCATCACAATGGTGCGCACCAGCCCTGACGCGCCGTCGCACCAGCAGCAGTCGATGATCCTGGTGCCCAAGGACACGCCCGGCGTCACGATCGTCGGTGCCATGCATGTGTTTGGCGAAGACCATGCACCGCACGGCCACATGCACATCCTGTACGAAAACGTGCGCGTGCCCAAAGAGAACATGCTGCTTGGCGAAGGTCGCGGTTTCGAGATTTCGCAAGTGCGCCTCGGCCCGGGCCGCATCCACCATTGCATGCGCTCGATCGGCGCGGCCGAGAAGGCGCTGGACCTGATGGTGACGCGCGGCCTGTCGCGCAAAGCCTTCGGCAAGGAACTGGTCTGGCTGGGTGGCAACATCGAAATCATCTCGCGCGCCCGCATCGAGATCGAAAGCATGCGCCTGATGGTGTTGAAGGCGGCCAAGGCCATGGACGTGCTGGGCAACCGCGAAGCGCGCCAGTGGGTGCACATGGTCAAAGCCATGGTGCCCGAGCGTGTCTGCAAGATCATCGACCAGGCCATCCAGATGCACGGTGCACTGGGCGTTTCGCAGCACACGCCGCTGGCGTACATGTATGCCCAGCAACGCACGCTGCGCCTGGCCGACGGCCCCGATGAGGTGCACCACCTGGTGGTGGGCCGCAACGAGGTGCGCATGCATGAGGGCGGCGAGGAAGACGCCGCCATGGCCTCGGCGTTCCGTAACTGA